In Sphingobacteriaceae bacterium, a single genomic region encodes these proteins:
- a CDS encoding bifunctional 3-deoxy-7-phosphoheptulonate synthase/chorismate mutase type II: MDINKLTNWLQESSKPLLISGPCGAESYDQLRTTALELSQLPNLFLFRAGIWKPRTRPDSFEGMGDQALDWLNEVKKEFKIKTTVEVANATHVEKALKKEVDVLWIGARTTVNPFTVQEIADAMKGSNVPVLIKNPIHADLNLWVGAIERFLKNDITKIAAVHRGFYKHGQNKYRNEPMWQIPIALKTHFPDLAIFCDPSHISGNSTYLQEIAQKALDLRMNGLMIETHPNPAMALSDAKQQITPEELKVLLQNLVIRKQFAKNLISADELLQLRNLIDEVDEEILEAIGKRNEIIGKIGKFKKENNVTIFQLERWQEILRTRAALARKIGISPAHIEKIFQLLHEESMKIQNEIMNKKN; the protein is encoded by the coding sequence ATGGACATCAACAAATTAACTAACTGGTTACAAGAAAGTTCAAAACCTTTACTTATATCCGGACCTTGTGGTGCGGAAAGCTATGATCAGTTAAGAACAACTGCACTCGAACTTTCGCAGCTTCCCAATTTGTTTTTGTTCAGAGCCGGAATTTGGAAACCCAGAACCAGACCTGATTCCTTTGAAGGCATGGGCGATCAGGCTTTAGATTGGCTTAATGAAGTAAAAAAAGAATTTAAAATAAAAACTACGGTTGAAGTTGCCAACGCAACACATGTAGAGAAAGCCCTGAAGAAGGAAGTTGATGTATTATGGATAGGTGCGCGCACTACAGTTAACCCGTTCACCGTGCAGGAAATTGCAGACGCCATGAAAGGAAGTAATGTACCTGTGCTAATTAAAAACCCAATTCACGCCGACTTAAATCTTTGGGTTGGTGCCATTGAACGTTTTCTTAAAAATGATATTACAAAAATAGCAGCAGTTCATAGAGGATTTTACAAACACGGGCAGAATAAATACAGAAACGAACCGATGTGGCAAATTCCAATTGCTTTAAAAACACATTTTCCTGATTTGGCCATTTTTTGCGACCCCAGCCATATCAGCGGAAATTCAACTTACTTACAGGAAATAGCACAAAAAGCACTCGATTTAAGAATGAACGGATTGATGATAGAAACGCATCCCAATCCGGCTATGGCATTGAGTGATGCAAAACAGCAAATCACACCCGAAGAATTAAAAGTATTATTGCAAAATTTAGTAATACGTAAACAATTTGCGAAAAATTTAATAAGCGCAGATGAACTTTTACAATTGAGAAATTTAATTGATGAAGTAGATGAAGAAATACTGGAAGCAATTGGCAAAAGAAATGAAATCATCGGCAAAATTGGGAAGTTTAAAAAAGAAAATAATGTTACTATTTTTCAATTAGAAAGATGGCAGGAAATATTAAGAACACGTGCAGCCTTAGCCCGTAAAATAGGAATATCTCCTGCACACATTGAGAAAATTTTTCAGCTGTTACATGAAGAAAGTATGAAGATTCAAAACGAAATTATGAATAAAAAGAATTGA
- a CDS encoding S9 family peptidase: MKWIAFVLCFTLGLNAQNKITLEDVWLKGTFRPSYAFGFNVMNDGIHYTDIEEKDAKKTLCKYDLKSGKKKGVLVNADDLKLKDRQLDIYNYMFSPNEDMLLLWEDGEQIYRRSAKANYFIYVIATKKIIELSTNGKQMFPLFAPDGTKIAFVRDNNIYIKDLIKNVENPVTYDGVNNKIKNGWADWVYEEEFSKADYMDWSSDSKYLAYVKFNESRVKDFTMEEYNGGLYPGKYTFKYPKAGEDNSIVSVHIYSEDSKRSITADIGINKDIYIPRIQFTNNPLVLCIQRLNRLQNKLELLFADAVGGKSMVAYTDESKTYVDITDDLTFVGNEGFIISSERDNYNHLYYYNLEGKLINQITKGEWDVIEFKGFNDEKNTLYFVSTENGPANRDVYSIKLDGSEKTRLSMKDGFNNFEFTPGYKYYISDYSNANTPNVYELKTIDGKLVQVLEDNKALNEKMKEYTLSPRTFFTFTTSENVSLNGWMMKPHNFDSTKKYPVYMYAYNGPGSNEVNNAWDPSEYFWHNYLNQEGYMVVCVDGRGTLGRGREFKHCTYLQLGKYETMDQIEAAKYLGSLPYVDASRIGFQGWSYGGYMAGLMITKGADYIKAAISVAPVTNWKYYDNIYTERFMRTPEENKAGYEDNSPINFVDKIKGKYLLIHGSSDDNVHVQNSMEMAAQLVKKNIPFDFMIYPNKNHGIAGGNTRLHIYSKIFKFVKENL; encoded by the coding sequence ATGAAATGGATTGCCTTTGTACTTTGTTTTACACTTGGCTTAAATGCACAAAACAAAATTACTTTAGAAGATGTTTGGTTGAAAGGAACATTTAGACCTTCCTACGCATTTGGTTTTAATGTAATGAACGATGGAATTCATTATACGGATATTGAAGAAAAAGATGCAAAAAAAACATTATGCAAATACGATTTAAAATCAGGAAAAAAAAAGGGAGTTCTTGTTAACGCAGATGATCTCAAATTAAAAGACAGACAACTTGATATTTACAATTACATGTTTAGTCCAAATGAAGACATGTTATTGTTATGGGAAGATGGGGAACAAATTTACCGACGATCGGCCAAAGCGAATTATTTTATTTATGTGATCGCTACAAAAAAAATTATTGAGCTTTCTACAAACGGCAAACAAATGTTTCCGCTTTTTGCTCCGGACGGTACTAAAATAGCCTTTGTGCGCGATAACAATATTTACATTAAAGATTTAATTAAAAATGTAGAAAATCCCGTTACTTATGACGGGGTAAATAATAAAATTAAAAATGGCTGGGCTGATTGGGTGTACGAAGAGGAATTTAGCAAAGCAGATTATATGGATTGGAGCAGCGATAGCAAATATTTAGCTTATGTGAAATTTAATGAAAGTAGAGTTAAAGATTTTACCATGGAAGAATATAACGGTGGCCTTTATCCCGGAAAATACACGTTTAAATACCCTAAAGCCGGAGAAGACAACTCGATAGTAAGTGTGCATATTTACAGCGAAGATTCAAAACGATCAATTACTGCAGACATTGGAATAAATAAGGATATTTATATTCCCAGAATACAATTCACCAATAATCCTTTGGTGTTATGCATTCAACGACTAAATCGCTTACAAAACAAACTGGAATTATTGTTTGCCGATGCGGTGGGCGGAAAAAGCATGGTAGCCTATACCGATGAAAGTAAAACTTATGTGGATATAACCGACGATTTGACTTTTGTAGGTAATGAAGGATTTATCATTTCAAGCGAAAGAGATAATTACAATCATTTATATTACTATAATCTGGAAGGAAAATTAATTAATCAAATTACCAAAGGTGAGTGGGATGTAATCGAATTCAAAGGCTTTAATGATGAGAAAAACACCTTATATTTTGTAAGCACCGAAAACGGACCCGCAAACCGTGATGTGTACAGCATTAAATTAGACGGAAGTGAAAAAACCAGATTATCCATGAAAGATGGTTTTAATAATTTTGAATTTACGCCAGGTTATAAATATTATATTTCAGATTACAGTAATGCAAACACTCCAAACGTATATGAATTAAAAACAATCGACGGAAAGTTGGTGCAGGTATTGGAAGATAACAAAGCACTTAATGAAAAAATGAAAGAGTATACCCTTTCTCCGCGCACTTTTTTCACATTTACAACCAGTGAAAATGTTAGCCTTAATGGTTGGATGATGAAACCCCATAATTTTGATTCTACAAAAAAATATCCGGTGTATATGTATGCTTATAATGGTCCGGGTTCTAACGAAGTTAATAATGCCTGGGATCCTTCTGAATATTTCTGGCATAACTACCTGAATCAGGAAGGTTATATGGTTGTATGCGTAGATGGCCGGGGAACATTAGGGCGCGGAAGAGAATTTAAACATTGTACTTATCTGCAATTAGGAAAATATGAAACGATGGATCAAATCGAAGCCGCTAAGTATTTGGGCTCACTACCTTATGTTGATGCTTCTCGCATTGGATTTCAAGGTTGGAGTTACGGAGGTTATATGGCCGGATTAATGATTACCAAAGGTGCAGATTATATAAAAGCAGCTATTTCAGTTGCACCGGTTACCAATTGGAAATATTATGATAATATTTATACCGAAAGATTTATGCGCACGCCGGAAGAAAATAAAGCAGGCTATGAAGATAATTCTCCCATTAATTTTGTAGATAAAATAAAAGGGAAGTATTTATTGATACATGGAAGCTCTGATGATAATGTGCATGTACAAAACAGTATGGAAATGGCGGCCCAATTGGTGAAAAAGAATATTCCATTCGATTTTATGATTTATCCAAACAAAAATCATGGCATTGCCGGAGGAAATACTCGCCTGCACATCTATTCCAAAATATTTAAATTCGTAAAAGAAAACCTGTAA
- a CDS encoding noncanonical pyrimidine nucleotidase, YjjG family, whose amino-acid sequence MFKNKKHIFFDLDDTLWDFEKNSAEVLAELFIEFDLQNKLKTDFRTFLNEYKKVNQLLWTDYGQKKITKTELRNTRFHLTFQKLNYNNYAENLKLTELYLNRCPLKTNLKADCITILEYLKPKYNLHIITNGFKEIQRKKINQSKLHSYFEQIIISEEHQLHKPDPAIFRLAEKLTRSTNQECIVIGDNIESDIKGANSANWNSIYFGEKTNSMADKNISRLIELKEFF is encoded by the coding sequence ATGTTTAAAAACAAAAAACATATCTTTTTTGACCTAGATGATACCCTTTGGGATTTTGAAAAAAATTCGGCTGAAGTACTTGCTGAGTTGTTTATAGAATTTGATCTGCAAAATAAACTAAAAACAGATTTCCGTACTTTTTTAAATGAATACAAAAAAGTAAATCAATTGCTGTGGACCGATTATGGTCAAAAAAAAATAACGAAAACCGAATTAAGAAATACCCGATTTCATTTAACATTTCAGAAACTCAATTACAATAATTATGCAGAGAATTTAAAGCTAACTGAATTGTATCTTAATCGTTGTCCGCTAAAAACAAACTTAAAAGCCGATTGCATAACAATTTTGGAATACTTAAAGCCAAAATACAATTTGCACATCATCACCAATGGGTTTAAAGAAATACAGCGCAAAAAAATTAATCAAAGCAAACTTCACTCCTACTTCGAACAAATCATCATCAGTGAGGAACATCAATTGCATAAACCCGACCCGGCTATTTTTCGTTTAGCAGAAAAATTAACTAGATCAACCAATCAAGAATGTATAGTTATTGGCGACAATATTGAAAGTGATATAAAAGGGGCAAACTCAGCAAACTGGAACAGTATTTACTTTGGAGAAAAAACCAATTCTATGGCCGACAAAAACATCAGCAGGTTAATAGAACTCAAAGAATTTTTTTAA
- the plsY gene encoding glycerol-3-phosphate 1-O-acyltransferase PlsY produces MIILFIALAYLIGSIPTAVWIGKRFYGIDVREFGSGNAGATNTFRVLGRKAGIPVLLIDIFKGALAVILSRFAGLEIGSDEFINLQLGLGVAAILGHIFPVFAGFRGGKGVATILGIVICILPVATSISLLIFLVVLFSSRIVSLSSMLAGISFPIILNIVLNNTNPILTTFSIIVALMLLVTHRKNIVRLLSKKENKIQLFGTSKK; encoded by the coding sequence ATGATTATCTTGTTTATTGCTTTAGCCTATCTTATTGGCTCCATTCCCACAGCCGTTTGGATAGGTAAACGATTTTACGGAATCGATGTTCGCGAATTTGGAAGCGGAAACGCCGGAGCTACAAATACTTTCAGGGTTTTAGGCCGAAAAGCCGGAATTCCCGTTTTATTAATTGACATTTTTAAGGGTGCCTTAGCGGTTATTCTTTCTCGTTTTGCCGGTTTGGAAATAGGTAGCGATGAATTTATTAATCTTCAACTTGGACTTGGAGTAGCCGCCATTTTAGGTCATATTTTTCCGGTGTTTGCCGGGTTTAGGGGAGGAAAAGGGGTTGCTACTATTTTAGGAATAGTAATTTGTATACTTCCAGTGGCTACTTCCATATCACTTTTAATATTTTTAGTGGTTTTATTCAGTTCAAGAATTGTTTCACTTTCATCCATGTTGGCCGGAATTTCTTTCCCTATCATATTAAATATAGTGCTTAATAATACCAATCCCATTCTAACTACTTTTTCAATTATTGTAGCTTTAATGCTTTTGGTAACGCATCGCAAAAATATTGTAAGATTATTAAGTAAAAAGGAAAATAAAATCCAATTGTTTGGCACTTCAAAAAAATAA
- a CDS encoding DUF5103 domain-containing protein, whose protein sequence is MKKLRNIFIGTLIIGKIFAQADVDYVNDNVLRYDDYTYKANIKTVQLHEESWDHAAPIINLASGEKLEISFDDLDADQKQYSVTFIHCNANWTPSDLMTTEYIDGFTDLNFINFSFSINTIQKFTHYSLKFPQLNVKFTKSGNYIALVYLNGDKNEIAITRRFMVYDNKVNVGHTFRQSIGDDDQFSKQHLDFTINYGQYNIVDPNRNLQVVIMQNNRWDNAVTNIKPTFLGGGQLTYSLDDASTFLGGNEFRYFDIRSTRFLTERVKDVYRDEKMMNHAKLVNEESRATKPYLFYNDFNGGFVIKNRETSGNQDIEADYIYVDFFMPYLTPESAGNFYLLGKLTDWRMNSNSMLKYNYARMGYEKQLYLKQGFYNYIIVLSNDTKTGGDESVMEGSFWDTENDYTVLVYHRVLGTYFDQLIGYKKINSLRK, encoded by the coding sequence ATGAAAAAATTGCGTAATATTTTTATTGGAACTTTAATCATTGGAAAGATTTTTGCTCAAGCTGATGTAGATTATGTGAACGATAATGTACTCAGGTATGATGATTATACCTATAAAGCAAATATTAAAACTGTTCAGTTGCATGAAGAAAGTTGGGACCATGCAGCGCCCATCATTAATTTGGCTAGCGGTGAAAAGCTGGAAATAAGTTTTGATGATTTAGATGCTGATCAAAAACAATACTCGGTTACGTTTATTCACTGCAATGCAAACTGGACACCCAGTGATTTAATGACAACGGAATATATTGATGGATTTACCGACCTTAATTTTATAAATTTTAGTTTTTCTATAAACACCATTCAAAAATTCACGCACTATTCTTTAAAATTCCCACAGTTAAATGTAAAGTTTACCAAAAGCGGAAACTATATAGCTTTGGTTTATTTGAATGGCGATAAAAATGAAATTGCAATTACACGCCGATTTATGGTGTACGATAATAAAGTTAATGTAGGCCACACCTTCCGGCAATCTATTGGCGATGATGATCAATTCAGTAAACAACACCTTGATTTTACAATTAATTATGGTCAATATAATATTGTAGATCCGAACAGAAACCTTCAAGTAGTGATTATGCAAAATAACCGATGGGATAATGCGGTTACTAATATTAAACCAACATTTTTAGGCGGAGGCCAACTTACCTATTCATTAGATGATGCCAGTACCTTTTTGGGCGGGAATGAATTCAGGTATTTTGATATCAGAAGCACCCGGTTTTTAACAGAAAGAGTAAAAGACGTTTATCGCGATGAAAAAATGATGAACCATGCAAAATTAGTGAATGAAGAATCCAGAGCAACTAAACCTTATTTGTTTTACAATGATTTTAATGGTGGATTTGTAATTAAAAACAGAGAAACAAGCGGAAATCAGGATATCGAAGCCGATTACATCTACGTTGATTTTTTTATGCCTTATTTAACTCCTGAATCGGCGGGTAACTTCTACCTATTAGGAAAATTAACCGATTGGCGCATGAATTCCAATAGTATGTTAAAATATAATTATGCCCGTATGGGATACGAAAAACAATTATATCTCAAACAAGGTTTTTACAACTATATTATTGTGCTTTCTAATGATACTAAAACCGGAGGTGATGAATCGGTAATGGAGGGAAGTTTTTGGGATACCGAAAACGATTACACGGTATTGGTTTATCACAGAGTTTTAGGTACCTATTTCGATCAATTGATTGGATATAAAAAAATCAACTCGCTCCGAAAATAG
- a CDS encoding DUF4080 domain-containing protein: MRILLCTLNAKYIHVNPAIRLLYALNHEKHSGLAWKEFTIKESPDEIAQTCSSFDIVAFSCYIWNITQTLEVCKSIKLKNPNIKTLLGGPEVSYDVEDLIKNENVDYIISGEGEIPFAEFLKSFPNLQGIPGLAFKKNGILNYLPNTTQFELKNYKDIMSYQFDEVESLADRVLYIETSRGCPYKCEFCLASLDNKVRYLPDQHIKSTLLYLMKHGRTIKFLDRTFNIKKDFTLDIFDFILKYRRPENIFQFEITADILHPDIIKYINDYVPECVFRFEIGIQTVNQKANLEVKRKQNFEKTSSIIKQLQHKVEMHLDLIVGLPYDTMSEIKFSFEEVFKHFAGELQLGFLKFLKGTPMRDKEQHGFVFDPNPPYTLIESKYLSKEELHKIVCLENALEIYWNRKRTLNLLRYVGLTNNSFDFLMGLGIYFSQKKLFHAYTMNDVYEIALDFIKLNYPSDPILIQLLAIDRALHFKSRPGQTFHNEISDSLKKSQIALLPQTNVKSRYLCYALDLDIRQLSENKIVPGKFISTIRYNGVEKPELFNQEINREVLT; encoded by the coding sequence ATGCGCATTTTATTATGCACGCTAAATGCAAAATATATTCATGTCAATCCTGCTATTCGTTTACTTTACGCACTGAATCATGAAAAGCACTCGGGATTAGCGTGGAAAGAATTCACTATTAAAGAATCGCCGGATGAAATTGCTCAGACTTGCAGTTCCTTCGATATTGTTGCTTTCAGTTGTTATATTTGGAATATCACACAAACACTGGAGGTGTGTAAATCTATTAAACTCAAAAATCCTAATATAAAAACCTTATTAGGAGGTCCGGAAGTAAGCTATGATGTGGAGGATCTAATCAAGAATGAAAATGTAGATTATATCATCAGTGGTGAAGGAGAAATTCCATTCGCTGAATTTTTAAAATCTTTCCCCAATCTTCAGGGAATTCCGGGATTAGCTTTTAAAAAAAATGGAATTCTTAATTATTTACCCAATACTACTCAATTTGAACTAAAAAATTATAAAGATATTATGTCTTATCAATTTGATGAGGTTGAATCCTTAGCTGATCGCGTATTATATATTGAAACTTCCAGAGGCTGTCCTTACAAATGTGAATTTTGTCTGGCGAGTTTGGATAATAAAGTGAGGTATTTACCCGATCAACACATCAAAAGCACTTTACTTTATTTGATGAAACATGGCAGAACAATCAAATTTTTAGATCGTACATTTAATATTAAAAAAGATTTTACACTTGATATTTTTGATTTTATTCTGAAATACCGAAGACCGGAAAATATATTTCAATTTGAAATTACTGCAGATATCTTACATCCTGATATTATTAAATACATCAATGATTATGTTCCGGAATGTGTGTTTCGTTTTGAAATAGGAATTCAAACAGTTAATCAAAAAGCTAATTTGGAAGTTAAACGAAAACAAAATTTCGAAAAAACCAGTTCTATCATTAAACAGTTACAACATAAAGTTGAAATGCACCTGGATTTAATCGTAGGATTGCCTTATGACACCATGTCTGAAATCAAATTTAGCTTTGAGGAGGTATTTAAACATTTTGCCGGTGAATTGCAGTTAGGATTTCTTAAATTCTTAAAAGGAACTCCAATGAGGGATAAAGAACAACATGGTTTTGTTTTCGATCCAAATCCGCCTTATACACTTATAGAAAGTAAATATTTAAGCAAAGAGGAGTTACATAAAATTGTGTGTTTAGAAAATGCGCTTGAAATCTATTGGAACAGAAAAAGAACTTTGAATTTATTGCGCTATGTAGGTTTAACAAATAACTCTTTTGATTTTTTAATGGGTCTTGGAATTTATTTTAGCCAAAAAAAATTATTTCACGCCTACACCATGAATGATGTATACGAAATAGCTTTGGATTTTATTAAACTAAATTATCCATCCGACCCAATTTTAATTCAGCTGTTAGCAATCGACAGAGCCTTGCATTTTAAATCCCGTCCCGGACAAACTTTTCACAATGAGATAAGTGATTCATTAAAAAAATCTCAGATTGCATTACTACCTCAAACCAACGTAAAGTCAAGATACTTATGTTATGCCCTTGATTTGGACATACGCCAGCTTAGTGAGAATAAAATAGTGCCCGGAAAGTTTATTTCAACTATTCGATACAATGGTGTTGAGAAGCCTGAATTATTTAATCAGGAAATCAATCGTGAAGTGCTTACATGA